A genome region from Populus alba chromosome 5, ASM523922v2, whole genome shotgun sequence includes the following:
- the LOC118062127 gene encoding dihydroflavonol 4-reductase, whose product MGVEVETVCVTGASGFIGSWLVMRLLEKGYTVRATVRDPDNTRKVKHLLELPKADTHLTLWKADLSVEGSFDEAVQGCTGVFHVATPMDFESKDPENEVIKPTINGVLDIMKACAKAKTIRRIVFTSSAGTVDVEEHKKPVYDESCWSDLEFVQTIKMTGWMYFVSKTLAEQAAWKYAKENNLDFISVIPPLVVGPFIMHSMPPSLITALSLITGNEAHYGIIKQGNYVHLDDLCRAHIVLFENPKAEGRYICSSHEATIHDLAKLLREKYPEYNVPAKIKDIDEDLASVVFSSKKLLDLGFEFKYSLEEMFAGAVETCREKGLIPFSHEKQATEDKLAGAGETCREKGPIPFSHEKQAVEESKENGGVPAHSEAP is encoded by the exons ATGGGAGTAGAAGTTGAAACTGTCTGTGTAACCGGGGCCTCTGGCTTCATCGGATCATGGCTCGTTATGAGACTCCTAGAGAAAGGTTATACGGTCCGAGCCACCGTCCGAGACCCTG ATAACACAAGGAAGGTGAAGCATTTGCTGGAGTTGCCCAAGGCTGACACCCACTTGACTTTATGGAAAGCTGATCTCTCTGTAGAAGGGAGTTTTGATGAAGCAGTTCAAGGGTGCACGGGTGTGTTCCATGTTGCCACTCCCATGGATTTTGAGTCCAAGGACCCTGAG AATGAGGTGATCAAACCTACAATCAACGGGGTGCTGGACATCATGAAAGCATGTGCCAAAGCAAAAACTATTAGAAGGATTGTATTCACGTCATCAGCAGGAACTGTGGATGTTGAAGAACACAAAAAACCAGTGTACGATGAAAGCTGCTGGAGTGATTTGGAATTTGTCCAGACCATAAAAATGACTGGATGG ATGTACTTTGTGTCCAAGACTCTTGCTGAGCAAGCTGCATGGAAGTATGCTAAAGAGAATAACCTGGATTTTATCAGCGTCATACCACCTCTTGTTGTTGGCCCATTCATCATGCATTCAATGCCACCGAGTCTTATAACCGCCCTTTCTCTGATCACTG GAAACGAAGCCCATTATGGAATTATAAAGCAGGGGAATTATGTACACTTGGATGACCTCTGCAGAGCTCATATAGTTTTGTTTGAGAATCCAAAAGCAGAGGGCCGCTACATCTGTTCCTCGCATGAAGCCACCATTCATGATCTTGCCAAATTACTCAGAGAAAAATACCCAGAATATAACGTTCCTGCTAA GATCAAAGACATCGACGAGGATTTGGCGAGTGTTGTCTTCTCGTCCAAAAAGCTGCTGGACTTGGGCTTTGAGTTCAAATACAGCTTGGAGGAAATGTTCGCAGGTGCCGTGGAAACATGCAGAGAAAAGGGACTAATTCCCTTTTCCCATGAAAAGCAAGCCACCGAGGACAAGCTCGCAGGTGCTGGGGAAACATGCAGAGAAAAGGGACCAATTCCCTTTTCTCATGAAAAACAAGCCGTTGAGGAAAGCAAAGAAAACGGAGGGGTCCCTGCCCATTCTGAGGCCCCTTAG